Proteins from one Candidatus Methylomirabilota bacterium genomic window:
- a CDS encoding copper-binding protein translates to MATLWRRALVVLGAAGVLVGASPAEAQVPPGAKMDYRGTGVVLALLPPPSSLHATRPVIVIEHEPIAGLMDEKMSMPFLAASTALFQGLRPGDRIA, encoded by the coding sequence GTGGCGACACTCTGGAGGCGGGCGCTGGTGGTGCTGGGCGCAGCGGGTGTGCTGGTGGGCGCCTCGCCCGCCGAGGCCCAGGTCCCGCCCGGCGCCAAGATGGACTACCGGGGGACCGGCGTCGTGCTGGCGCTCCTGCCGCCGCCCTCGAGCCTGCACGCCACGCGGCCCGTGATCGTCATCGAGCACGAGCCGATCGCCGGTCTCATGGACGAGAAGATGTCGATGCCGTTCCTCGCCGCCTCGACTGCGCTGTTCCAGGGTCTGCGGCCGGGGGACCGTATCGCGTAG